Within Desulfolithobacter dissulfuricans, the genomic segment ATGCTCGATTTTTCCCCGGATGGAGTCCGCTGGCTCTAGAATCTGTCTCAGGAGAGGCCGGGCATTTTGCGGAATCTTTCCAGCAGGGCAAGAGCGTCTTTTTCCGTCGGAGGATCCGGGATCGGCTCCATCATGCCAAGACCCTCACTTTTTTCATGCCACTCCTCCGCGTCCATGGATGTGATCATGGTCGTGTTCATCATGGCACTTATGCCAAGGAGTTCCATGACCAGTTCAAGGGGTTTTTTGTTTTTGTCCCGGATTTCCTGGTCAATGATGACAAGATGCGGGGTATGCTCCCGGACCGTGTGCAACGCGTCGTCCCCGGAATCGATCTGTTTCAGTGTGATGTCCGGAGCCGATGCAAGGGCGGCGGTAAAGTCGCCGAGTTCTTCTTTTCGTGGTGAGACAAGTAAAAGAGTATACATACTGATTTCCTGTTGTGATTCCCGTAAATCAAGGTGATGAGGCACTGGGGCACGTTGAGAGGAGGAATTGCGCGCCTTTTGTGCCTCGAACCTTGAATTTCTTGATTACTCCAGCTCTGGCGCAACTTCAAACTAAGCTGCGTGATTGACGTTGTGCGAGCAGCAGCGGCCTATGCGGGGCTGTCCGGTGTCGATGACTGGCACAGTAATCAACCGGCAGAAAAAGGAATGGAGGAATGGTGGAGGTTGATTTTAAGATTACCATTCTGATCTTTAAAATAACCGAATGTATATTCGACCTTCACCTCATTTCCGCTGGTTTCGGTAAAGTAATAATTCTCCATGGCTACAGCATAGCCGTCATGAATGTAAATCCCTTTGTTATCAAACCGTACCTTGATCCATGGATGAAGAGCAAAGCCGTTGTCTTCCTGATACTTGTCATTGCCGCCAACAAAGTAGGAAAGAGCACCTTCTTTTGTCAGACGAAATTGCTCCACGCCAGCCTTGGTGGGCTTGAAGAGAACCGGGCCATCTTCAAAAGCATATAACGTGTCGAGATGGTTTTCTGCGGCTTCAATGTAGTCGCCGCCATCGGTAAATATCTTGCCAATGGCTACAATGCCTGCCCCCCATTTCTCTTGTGCCAATTGTATTTCATCAGTTGTAATTGTCATATTTTTTACCATGATTAACACTCCTGTGACACCTGTGAATCTTGTGCCATCTTTTTGCGCATGGCCTCGGCTATGGCCTCGCCCAGGGTGTTGACGGCAAGGCGGGCACAATGCATGTGGTCATCGGGCAGGGTCCAGAGGACATTTTTAATATCTTCAGGCTCAATCTGCAGAGCCTGGTCCAGGGTTTTGTGTTTTGCCAGTTCTCCAGCCACGCTGGCGCAGGCCCTGGTAAAGACACATCCTTCCGGGAGGACACGAATATCATCAATGGTGTTGTCGCTCACCTTCAGGTCGATGCGCATGGCATCGCCGCATGATCCGACCAGGCGGCTGGAACCGTCCGGATCGTCAAGAGTGCCAAGGTTTCGTGGTTTGTTGGCATGCGTTAAAAACGCCTGGCCAAGTTCTTCTATTGCTGTTTCATCGTGGTTTGACATGGTACGGCAGTTTATTTCCAAATGAATAGTATGCCGGAAACACACAGTGAACCTTGATTGAATGGTCTGGATGTTTCCGGC encodes:
- a CDS encoding iron-sulfur cluster assembly scaffold protein, yielding MSNHDETAIEELGQAFLTHANKPRNLGTLDDPDGSSRLVGSCGDAMRIDLKVSDNTIDDIRVLPEGCVFTRACASVAGELAKHKTLDQALQIEPEDIKNVLWTLPDDHMHCARLAVNTLGEAIAEAMRKKMAQDSQVSQEC